Sequence from the Kogia breviceps isolate mKogBre1 chromosome X, mKogBre1 haplotype 1, whole genome shotgun sequence genome:
GGAACAGAATATGTGAGTACTAAGGTACAAatcttattaatatataatgcaaCCATAACAACTCCATAACATAAATTCATACCATTTCATTTTACAAGCAAAATACACGTCAATCATTTTACTATACCTGGGAAAGAAGTGTGAGCTATAAAGTATAGGGTCTTGTTTCCAAGTCTGCAGTAAACTATACCATTCTTAGTTATGTTttgttgattaattaatttaatttaattccaaAATTGCTATTACTCCCTGATTTTATCCTAAGCCAGGATCTTGATTGAGGATAATCTGAGAAGTGTAAATATTGCCAGGAGATCCTCTTCATTTCTAGATGGTGGTTCTCTATGCACTTTGTTCATTCTATGTATAtgctttccttcctcccatcGCTGAAAACCACCATGCATGACAGAGTGATATATAATAGTTGATGCTTGTGCCAAGAAAGTTCAAAAGCATCAAGTTCAATTGCAAATCTTAATGGCAAATTCTCCATTTTTCCTTAAGCCCTCCTTCCACATTCTTTCAAATATCATTTAAATCCAACTTTTGTTTGAAGAATTTCTGATTGTTAGTGTGAAAGATTCTGtatgttgaaaataaaaagaaagatatttgagCACTACTCATATGTCTTTAAACAGTTTTGTGGAGAAATAAATGTCCCTGTCTGATACATGTTCTATTTGTCTTTTCAGTGTCTGAGAGCAATAATTCTCTCCtcatctcacttttttttaaccacttttgTGGTAAATAAATCTGAGGAGTGAGAGTGAGGTAATCAATTTGGGATGCTGGTGGCAATTAGATAAGCATATATGGAATATACAAACTTGAATGTAGCAAACATTAAAGAtatcaaaacaattaaaaatatggtCATAAAACTCAATCATTTAAATTGCCATCTACAAGAATTCAGATGTACCATTGGTCAAATAATTTCTTGAAAAATGTAATAACCACATCACAAAGGGGTCTGATGTGACACAATAAGCCAGAGAAGACTGCTATTACTCCAGTCTCATAAGCTAGTCCAACCAACATACAGTTGGTTCTTATTGTAGATGTGATACAAGTTCCCTACTTCTCTGGTTTGAAATTTGTAAGTTAGGAGTGCTAAATTCAGAACTATTTCCATGGGAAATGTTACAGAGATTACATCTTGCTAAAGAATGTAAGAGAACTTCCCGAGCTTTCGATGCCTCTATGTTCTACTCTTGAGAGATTTGAAGGCTAATCTGATTTACATTATTCATTAACAAATTAGAAGCCATAAGATTGGTTATGGAGCAGCACCTAGTGAGATTTTCTTCCAAAAACTCTTTGTAGAGTTCGTCCACTCTTTTTTCCATATAACTATTAAGCATAAAATTAGAGAGGGGCTGCTTATGAAACAACATACTTTTTTCTCGAATTTCATCCCCATTCAAAAGCTTTGAGGCAGGTAGTTTCTCTAGAGGTTCACTGATGGAAGAATGACCCAATGGTACATCTACTGAAAGTAAAAGAGGACCATTAAAAGCATCATCACGTATGTGTTCCACAAAGCAGCCGGAATCATACATGTTACCCACGTGGTCTCCTCCAATCTTTAGGTCCGGATAATTCTGGCAGATACTTGTACATGAACAAGATTGGTATAAATCTAATTGTTTTTCATCATGTTCTCTCTTTGGAATGGGTAACACAGCAGACACATTTCCTGGAAGGGATGCACTTTTGCATTTTGCTACAGTTACCTCAtccacagattttattttatttttatcattacttTGCTCTGTTAAACTTTCTTTCatgaccttattttgattttccattttatcagGGGAAAGTGAATTGTCTTCTATATCTAAAAGCTGCTTTTTCCAAGTTTCCTTTTCATAATTTGACGTTATCTTACATGTAAGTGTTTCTTTGTATAGTAGTTCAGTTAGGAAGGCTTCTCCAAGCATTTTATTAGACAAGGTTTCTAAACAGAAGAGTGCAATATATTCCTGTAATATAAAAAAACTCATTAAGGCAACGTACATTAAAATGTCTAATGAAGATTTAACTCCTACATGAAAACACAAATGATTTAGGGAGGCACTATTGCTCAAAGGATAGAGAATAGGACCAGGAGTAAGGAGACTTGGTTTCCGACTCTGTCATTAACTATTTACCATAGGGTAATTTATTTATCATTCCTGGGTCTCAATTTTCCTATTAATTTAGTGGTGATGATAATACTCCCCAGACTTCTTCACAAGGTTATTGTCAGGATATTATATGGtatacaaatgttttaaaagtacaaacttatacaaatatataattattttaatatattccactgtcataaatgattttcttaaaattattagtTAAAGTGTTTAACCCTTTATCTTCAAATAGTCTGCTAAAAATCAAGTctgctttcaaggaattggtcgtAACTGTGTTTTAATTAATATTGTTTGAGTCATATTGAAAACAATTACTATAccttagaatgtgtttgagagataaatatttatatatagtttggATTTATGCAAACTGATTTAAACTATTAATATACCCACTGATTTTTCAGTAATCTAAATGCAAATAGGTTTGTCAAATTCACtaccatccttttttctttttattttctttcccttcctctcttccttccctctttccttccttttgttcttttttttggaCTTAAAACTTATTTCCCAAAGCACTTATGTCAGTCTTTTGCGTGAATCTTTAGTGAAATTTTAAGACTTCCAATTTTCCCTATAAACTCTACAAGagtacaaaaggaaaaagcagacTTGATTCAAGACACAATTTTACTTTAATAGGTCTGTAGTGTCTACTATAAATGTTTCCAGGAAACCTACTTATTCATATTTAAAGGCTATtgagtagaaaataaaacaatatgaacTAAAATACATGAGAATTTAGACTTACCTTTTCTGAATGTCAGAATACCTAAAGAAAGATTCAGTCTTCTGAGATTTCAACAGTCCAAACACAGGAAAAGTCCCTTTTGGCTTGTTTTTTCTCAACTCTTGTTTATACCTCAGAAAGATAACTTTAACCGCACAAAATGAAACCGTTCTGCTTTCCATTCATACCTTAGGGCTGAACCAACTAATAGGAGAATAATGTGGGTTGATCACATATATGGTATGGTAATGATCACATACTAAAAGAGGATCTTGAAAGTGTTTATTCAAGATGCAAATGAGAATGACAGTGGGAAATGTTAACAGCAATAGATTTCTTCATTCAAATGAAGATAGAGACAaggatattttaattattttaagtagaaaaaagcaGTATGGTAACCAGCATATTTTGTAAcactgaataatttaaaataacttaaatggCCATTAATAAGACAATGGTTAACTTATGATACATCTATTGTATGAAATACTAAACTGAGGATTTTTAATGATggaatgatattaaaaataaggaattaCTACATAACGGTCATTCTAAATGTTCTACATATATGACttaatttaaaacagaaactattatctccattttacagaggaaacaaAGCCAGAGGAAGGTTATATACTTATTGAAGTTCACAAAGTTAGTAAATGGTGGAACTAGGATTTGCACCAAGCAATTGGATTCAGAATCCATACTCAATCACTACACCGTATTGCCTCTATGTTTATTGATGGAATGCAAGTTGCAGAACCATATAAACAGTACTAGTCCAtcatgtgttgtgtgtgtacCATGTGCCaagctcttttctaaatatttcacatatactAATTTAATCCTGTTAACATCTATATGAAACAGATATGATAATTACCATTTAtctatgaagaaactgagggacaGAAAAGCTAGATAAGATGTCCAATATCACACAGTTCTAAGTGGTAGACTCTGGGttagaacccaggcagcctggctttaAATACTGTGTGCTTAATATTCCTGCTATAACAGATTTTTTGTCCCTTTTAATTGACTTAATATATGTAATCATGTttgtggaaaagaatacaaatcaaACTGTTAACCATGTCTTCCTCTGGGAGGGGGTTGGCAGGGAAAAGGTGAaggggtaattttattttttactccctATACTTACATGCGGTTTGCATTATTCTACAATGTGCACATATTCATGTATTATTTGCATGATTGAAAAATAGTCCACACacataaaaggacaagaaaaaaacaatgttaatttctttgaatgtattttctcaatctcacAGGAGTCCGACCCGTTCTTTAGAATGATTTTTAACCCAGATACAAACTGCCAAAGTAGATTGAAAAGCATGAACAAAATTTCTACATAGTTGATACTTTCAGCTACAATTATCAATACAgcttttgttttacaaataattatttcaaaatagttaTCACAAACATCCTCCAGAATAGGTTAATTACCAACCACTTTTTCTTAGGTTGTCAAAGACAACCTCTTGTAAGAAATAGTGTATTAATTTAGCATGGATGTGAGGGAATGGCTcacagcaaaatgagaaaatatttcacaacCCCACACCAGAAAGATAATGAAaacaattgtaaaaaaaaaaatagattttctatCATTACTATCACAAAAGAAtagtaaaagaaaatggagatcTCAAATTGTTTCTAATCTAAACTCCTTCACTTGTTATACCCCATTTCCTTTGCCTTACTCATCTCTATATCTGGCTGATCCAAATGTTAGCAGTCCTCTGTCCTAAATATCTCTGCCTTTCACTCCTGTCATTTTGTTCTTGGATTCTGCAGCTGCTTCCAATCTTGCCCCCTTTGAAATCCATTTGACGTGTTAGATTTATCCACCTTTTGCACAAACATGCTAATTCCTTCAATGGCTTCTAATGGATTAATAATAAGAATAGATACAATTTATTGAGTGTCTCATAAGTGAAAGATGCTTTTAGGCAACATCTGCACTTATTTAATCTTCTCAGCAAATCTGCAAGTCATGATTTTCTAAGTTTTTACAGAACAGAAAACAGCCTGGAAAATGCTAAAAATCAAAATCTAACATGAAACCTGAAGGTCTATGTGCTTTTCCCTGTTTACTTTCTTAGCCTCTGTTCCTTCACGTGCTCCTCAAAGCTTCAATTACCATGTTGCTTCATGACTTTTCCTTCTACCTAAAATTCCTTTATTCTTAGAATAACCTTGCAAATTATACATCCTTCAGGTCAGTTTAGCACTCATTTCTTCAGATCCGTGAAGTGCCTTGACCCAACTAGCCTGGTTTAGATTTTTCTACAATGCATTTACCTCATCTCATCAGTTATCTCTCTCTGAGTTCCTTGAaggtaaatgtttttttttttttcttattcatgttAATGTGTTTGTTTCCAAGCAGCATGCAAAGAGTCTGGCACTTATTATCATCagtaattattatcattttctgaACTACCTGCTTGTCAGACCGTATGCTAAACACTTTTACATACTCagttcatttactcctcacagaTGATGCTGTCATGTAGGCATCACCTTTCTCACTTTAACAACAGAGAAACTGACATTCAGgggaaataatttgcccaagaccCATAGTTACAAAGTGGAATCCAAGTGTGCCTAACACAAAAGCTGGTTCTGAGGTTTTTTGGCACTTC
This genomic interval carries:
- the LOC131748105 gene encoding LOW QUALITY PROTEIN: TLR adapter interacting with SLC15A4 on the lysosome-like (The sequence of the model RefSeq protein was modified relative to this genomic sequence to represent the inferred CDS: substituted 1 base at 1 genomic stop codon) — its product is MLGEAFLTELLYKETLTCKITSNYEKETWKKQLLDIEDNSLSPDKMENQNKVMKESLTEQSNDKNKIKSVDEVTVAKCKSASLPGNVSAVLPIPKREHDEKQLDLYQSCSCTSICQNYPDLKIGGDHVGNMYDSGCFVEHIRDDAFNGPLLLSVDVPLGHSSISEPLEKLPASKLLNGDEIREKSMLFHKQPLSNFMLNSYMEKRVDELYKEFLEENLTRCCSITNLMASNLLMNNVNQISLQISQEXNIEASKAREVLLHSLARCNLCNISHGNSSEFSTPNLQISNQRSRELVSHLQ